The following proteins are encoded in a genomic region of Candida albicans SC5314 chromosome 4, complete sequence:
- a CDS encoding uncharacterized protein (Putative eisosome component role in proper eisosome assembly; upregulated in cyr1 null mutant) has protein sequence MFSRRKTRSVHDTAYTGVSGTAPNNHQPNSGALAAALTIGNAMKQQQPAQAAKKNSSIARSQSFQVAPPAANISESGGSLLKRGSRSSMQSKDKAGALGQPPRRFSANSRSSSASAGGSFNSQTQHTHVYDIDDSFNDSYLDEITEETNQTYLNNKARMNDLRLPKQNETTGNSNVIANTPVKMVKKYIPTPTGIKVIEVPESQFQKEVARSNSMRSNSLLSRSGSLRNVSLTKKSYNNVPRAASLTGTSRRNGSSSAKNPNRSVSSPLKSMHEEVVLEESLGKNDELEEQHSKYQELEKEIEEEKRLAAQIEAKRKEYERLKSERLKNEERLKELEKEVSFSDDVTEATVLHTPNEDNIPLNQESTTHVRDSFVDVPSPSKFPTETVTEEEEDEEEVPITKVPPVVDELDEKKLKDEDDEEEDVPIASVPPVVDELDDKLLKEESVPTAVDGSENKFLETDKAGFADTGVTTDEADGASPNGRSQSLSEATDNLKHQILGTQPEDSVLVSVPTFQVQEQSNTDGRIAKPFLSTLDDEKSTGDFNQAGHLNSSFAERSSVSDDEKDFQTLDPSVATELGVINQYQNLESSELLQQDNASAITIEEIDDSDEEQERSNLASQLRPQFSNKPEIIEPTVASEENTEKSNPDHDNSKIESEDTLLAPGASSNVSSKSSLFSNDSQKKPIKSALKSASSFTAPTQQQQQSQQPAAKGNAAQQAYLSLTTAENTRLNSKLSNSNLNNNPDFALTKAGNGSAIGGGGNAFGGAYPSFGNLASANKPTKRLSQQTLRKPPPQTQRGGARPHSMQHIEKQSGMSNRSLRPNSAVQPIPSHPALQPGYQSPSKLKAEALYAKAQARPHSEFKPSLAKKSSFSREMESNGHNNHGVPPRSQGRRIGDRPARTTLRDPIAPTATQSHASKPFTPETTAASKPVKSHTQQKLQSQSQSQSQLSNHQQAKPVQQYQSPKTFKSRFNDSDDEGVDSLPTRNFTSRFNDSDEDISTPRSSAPSPAVASLRRDTEPKDSSPKKEKKFKKLRKLFGSSKD, from the coding sequence ATGTTTTCTAGGAGAAAGACAAGAAGTGTTCATGACACGGCCTATACAGGTGTTAGTGGAACTGCCCCGAACAACCATCAACCCAATTCTGGAGCTTTAGCTGCTGCTTTAACCATTGGTAATGCcatgaaacaacaacaacctgCACAAGCAGCAAAAAAGAATTCTAGTATAGCACGCTCTCAATCGTTCCAAGTTGCACCTCCAGCTGCAAATATATCTGAATCTGGTGGGAGTCTTTTGAAAAGAGGGTCAAGGTCAAGCATGCAATCGAAAGACAAGGCAGGAGCACTTGGACAGCCACCAAGAAGGTTTTCTGCAAATTCACGCAGCTCCTCTGCCTCGGCTGGCGGTTCATTCAATTCGCAAACTCAACACACACATGTCTATGATATCGACGATAGCTTCAACGATTCTTATTTGGATGAAATCACAGAAGAGACAAACCAGACATATTTGAACAATAAAGCTAGGATGAATGACTTAAGATTGccaaaacaaaatgaaaCCACGGGTAATTCAAATGTAATAGCTAACACCCCGGTAAAAATGGTTAAAAAATACataccaacaccaacagGTATCAAGGTTATCGAGGTTCCAGAGCTGCAATTTCAGAAAGAAGTTGCCAGAAGCAATTCAATGAGGTCAAACTCACTTTTGTCTAGATCTGGTTCGTTAAGAAATGTCTCCTTGACCAAGAAAAGTTACAATAACGTTCCTAGAGCTGCTTCGTTAACAGGCACTTCAAGACGTAATGGATCATCAAGTGCCAAGAATCCAAATCGGTCAGTTAGTTCACCTTTGAAGTCAATGCATGAAGAAGTTGTTTTGGAAGAATCTTTGGGAAAAAATGATGAACTAGAAGAGCAACATTCAAAGTAccaagaattggaaaaggAAATAGAGGAAGAAAAGAGATTGGCAGCACAAATTGAAGCAAAGCGTAAAGAATATGAGAGATTGAAACTGGAAAGATTGAAGAACGAGGAGAGATTAAAGGAGTTAGAGAAGGAGGTCAGCTTTTCTGATGATGTCACTGAAGCAACTGTATTACATACCCCTAATGAAGACAATATTCCTCTTAACCAGGAATCAACAACCCATGTGCGTGACTCATTCGTGGATGTTCCACTGCCTAGTAAATTTCCAACTGAAACTGTTAcggaagaagaagaagatgaagaggAAGTTCCTATAACAAAAGTGCCACCAGTTGTGGATGAGTTAGATgagaagaagttgaaagacgaagatgatgaagaagaggaTGTCCCTATTGCTAGTGTTCCTCCTGTAGTTGATGAATTAGACGATAAGcttttgaaagaagaacTGGTTCCTACTGCTGTAGATGGTTCAGAGAATAAATTCTTAGAGACTGATAAAGCTGGTTTTGCAGACACTGGCGTCACAACTGATGAAGCAGATGGTGCATCGCCAAATGGAAGAAGCCAGTCACTTTCAGAAGCTACtgataatttgaaacatCAAATACTTGGTACTCAACCTGAAGATTCTGTTTTGGTTTCGGTTCCAACTTTCCAAGTTCAAGAACAATCAAATACTGATGGAAGAATTGCCAAACCATTTTTGTCTACACTTGACGATGAAAAATCGACTGGTGATTTCAATCAAGCCGGCCATTTGAACTCATCTTTTGCTGAAAGGTCTTCTGTatctgatgatgaaaaagatttcCAGACTTTGGATCCAAGTGTTGCGACAGAGCTTGGTGTGATCaaccaatatcaaaatCTAGAGTCGTCGGAATTGTTGCAACAAGACAATGCTTCGGCTattacaattgaagaaattgatgacTCTGATGAGGAACAAGAACGAAGCAACCTAGCCAGTCAATTGCGTCCCCAGTTTAGCAATAAACCGGAAATTATTGAACCCACAGTTGCTAGCGAAGAGAATACAgagaaatcaaatccagATCATGATAATAGCAAAATAGAAAGTGAAGATACATTACTAGCACCGGGTGCTTCATCGAACGTTAGTTCTAAATCGtcacttttttcaaacGATTCACAAAAGAAACCAATCAAATCTGCATTAAAGAGTGCATCTTCATTCACTGCACCaactcaacaacaacaacagctgCAGCAACCAGCAGCTAAAGGAAATGCGGCCCAACAAGCGTACCTTTCTTTGACAACTGCAGAAAATACACGTTTGAACTCCAAGTTGTCCAATTCGAACCTTAACAATAACCCTGATTTCGCTTTAACTAAAGCTGGAAATGGTAGTGCtattggtggtggcggTAATGCATTTGGCGGTGCTTATCCACTGTTTGGTAACCTCGCATCAGCTAACAAGCCAACTAAGAGATTATCTCAACAAACATTGAGAAAACCTCCACCACAAACTCAAAGAGGTGGTGCCAGACCACATTCAATGCAACACATCGAAAAGCAGTCTGGAATGAGCAATCGTTCTTTGCGTCCTAATTCAGCTGTACAACCAATTCCATCTCACCCAGCATTGCAACCTGGCTATCAGTCACCTTCTAAATTGAAAGCTGAAGCTCTATATGCCAAGGCTCAAGCCAGACCACATTCTGAATTTAAACCGTCATTAGCAAAGAAGTCGTCGTTTTCTCGAGAAATGGAATCTAATGGGCACAACAACCATGGTGTTCCCCCTAGATCTcaaggaagaagaattggcGATCGACCTGCTAGAACGACATTGAGAGATCCAATTGCACCAACAGCAACTCAAAGTCATGCATCAAAACCATTTACTCCTGAGACTACAGCAGCATCCAAACCAGTCAAGTCTCATacacaacaaaaattacaaTCACAATCACAATCACAATCACAATTGCTGAATCATCAACAAGCAAAGCCGGTCCAACAATATCAACTGCCAAAGACATTCAAATCTAGGTTTAATGATTCCGATGATGAAGGTGTTGATTCATTGccaacaagaaattttacTTCACGCTTTAATGATTCTGATGAAGATATTTCGACACCTCGATCATCTGCTCCTTCTCCTGCTGTTGCAAGTTTAAGAAGAGATACAGAACCAAAAGATTCATCACctaaaaaggaaaagaaatttaaGAAATTGAGAAAATTATTTGGATCTTCAAAGGACTAA
- a CDS encoding uncharacterized protein (Ortholog of C. dubliniensis CD36 : Cd36_45230, C. parapsilosis CDC317 : CPAR2_500450, Candida tenuis NRRL Y-1498 : CANTEDRAFT_103249 and Debaryomyces hansenii CBS767 : DEHA2C07524g), whose translation MSLPIPDLRFEQSFISQLNKYAGNKQPDQKKLQPLSSKKYNHIATLTDDDLKLMNEELDIEEEEEIDNYTDKPQPKPLAPITPSIVIYAIIKDQMLMPLLQGFLWTGVLLCVRPLLKLVVRNGQYAGHWVSNLLGLNRLATSRSSLHSRRSFS comes from the coding sequence atgTCTTTACCAATTCCTGATTTAAGGTTTGAACAATCATTCATCAGCCAGTTAAATAAGTATGCGGGCAACAAACAACCAgaccaaaaaaaactacAACCATTGAGTAGTAAGAAATATAACCATATTGCCACTTTaactgatgatgatttgaagTTAATGAATGAAGAACTAGACattgaagaagaggaagaaatAGATAACTACACTGATAAACCACAGCCCAAACCACTTGCTCCTATAACCCCTTCGATAGTCATTTACGCTATAATAAAGGATCAAATGCTTATGCCTTTATTACAAGGATTCTTATGGACAGGAGTGCTACTTTGTGTACGTCCACTTTTAAAATTGGTAGTTAGAAACGGTCAATACGCCGGACATTGGGTGTCTAACTTGTTGGGACTAAATAGATTGGCGACATCTCGCTCTTCATTACATTCCAGAAGAAGTTTCAGTTAG
- a CDS encoding DNA-directed RNA polymerase II core subunit (Putative RNA polymerase II subunit B44; heterozygous null mutant exhibits resistance to parnafungin in the C. albicans fitness test; Spider biofilm repressed), giving the protein MEIDSHEGPSVTIREAEKDHVNFILKNVDLAVANSMRRTIIAEVPTLAIDLVEIDVNTSVLADEFLSHRLGLIPLVSEGIDNLTYSRDCTCDNYCSKCSVTLQLIANCATESTMNVYASDLQKMSHNGSKLGDPVIRDPQARGPLICKLRKHQELSLTCIAKKGIAKEHAKWSPTAAIGFEYDPWNKLKHTDYWYEVDAEAEWPKSKNCDWEEAPDPEAPFDYKAKPSTYYFDVETVGNLPPNEVIIKSIETLQTKLAAISIELNKEDVEVNEAAAGGFTSYGRTEYGRTEYGGADGGQTPGGRTPYGDSGFGGAQWG; this is encoded by the coding sequence ATGGAAATAGATAGTCATGAAGGGCCATCGGTCACTATTAGGGAAGCGGAAAAAGACCATGTcaattttatattgaaGAATGTCGACTTGGCTGTGGCAAACTCAATGAGAAGAACCATTATAGCCGAAGTGCCAACACTAGCAATAGATTTGGTTGAAATAGATGTTAACACGTCGGTATTGGCGGATGAATTCTTGTCCCATAGATTAGGATTGATTCCTTTAGTTAGTGAAGGAATCGATAACTTGACTTACTCACGAGATTGTACGTGTGACAACTACTGTTCTAAATGTTCTGTGACATTACAATTAATAGCAAATTGTGCTACCGAGTCCACCATGAATGTTTATGCTTCAGATTTGCAAAAGATGTCTCATAACGGCTCAAAATTGGGTGATCCAGTCATCAGAGATCCCCAAGCAAGAGGTCCATTGATTTGTAAATTAAGAAAGCATCAAGAATTATCACTTACGTGTATTGCTAAGAAAGGAATAGCCAAAGAGCACGCCAAATGGTCTCCGACTGCGGCTATAGGGTTTGAATATGATCCTTGGAATAAACTAAAACATACCGACTATTGGTATGAAGTTGACGCCGAGGCAGAATGGCCAAAATCGAAAAACTGTGACTGGGAAGAAGCACCTGATCCAGAGGCACCTTTTGATTATAAAGCAAAACCATCGACTTACTATTTTGATGTGGAAACTGTTGGTAACTTGCCTCCAAATGAAGTGATTATCAAGTCTATAGAAACTTTGCAAACAAAATTGGCAGctatttcaattgaattaaataagGAAGATGTTGAAGTTAATGAAGCTGCAGCTGGTGGGTTCACTAGTTATGGTAGAACTGAGTATGGCAGAACAGAATATGGTGGTGCTGATGGAGGTCAAACTCCTGGTGGTAGAACACCATATGGTGACAGTGGTTTCGGTGGTGCTCAATGGGGTTAA
- a CDS encoding 1-(5-phosphoribosyl)-5- ((5-phosphoribosylamino)methylideneamino)imidazole-4-carboxamide isomerase (Ortholog(s) have 1-(5-phosphoribosyl)-5-[(5-phosphoribosylamino)methylideneamino]imidazole-4-carboxamide isomerase activity, role in histidine biosynthetic process and cytosol, nucleus localization), translating to MTKFRGCIDIHSGQVKQIVGGTLTQDDSASSETSSTKENFVSTKPSSHYAQLYKDYNVKGCHVIKLGSNPANDDAAKLALSTWPHNLQVGGGINLDNAQYWLDQGASHVILTSWLFTKNEQDKMELDFGKLREINKLIGKEKLIVDLSCRTVIENGKTNWYVAMNKWQTITDTILSAEFLLKVSAYCDEFLIHAADVEGLCKGIDEKLVENLGEWCPVGFEEKIVYAGGAKSINDLDTVAKLSKGKVDLTYGSSLDIFGGKLVNFTDLVEWNKANSKTN from the coding sequence ATGACCAAATTTAGGGGCTGCATTGATATCCATTCCGGACAAGTTAAGCAGATTGTGGGTGGGACATTAACTCAAGATGATTCAGCATCTTCTGAAACTTCATCAACTAAAGAAAACTTTGTCTCCACCAAACCTTCCTCCCACTACGCACAATTATATAAAGATTATAATGTGAAAGGATGTCATGTCATCAAATTGGGATCCAATCCAGCCAATGACGATGCTGCAAAATTAGCTCTTAGTACTTGGCCACACAATTTACAAGTAGGTGGTGGAATAAATCTCGACAATGCACAGTATTGGTTGGATCAAGGGGCATCACACGTAATTTTAACTAGTTGGTTGTTTACTAAAAATGAACAAGATAAGATGGAACTCGATTTTGGGAAATTACgggaaataaataaattaattggcAAAGAAAAACTAATTGTCGATTTAAGTTGCCGAACAgtaattgaaaatggtaAAACAAACTGGTATGTCGCAATGAATAAATGGCAAACAATAACAGACACTATTCTTTCAGCCGAGTTTTTATTAAAAGTCAGTGCCTACTGCGATGAGTTTTTAATTCATGCAGCAGACGTGGAAGGGCTCTGTAAAGGTATCGACGAAAAACTTGTGGAAAACTTGGGTGAATGGTGCCCAGTCggatttgaagaaaaaatagtGTATGCCGGAGGTGCCAAACTGATCAACGATTTAGATACTGTTGCTAAGCTAAGCAAAGGGAAAGTCGATTTAACTTACGGAAGCTCGTTAGATATTTTTGGTGGAAAATTGGTTAATTTTACTGACTTGGTGGAGTGGAATAAAGCCAACAGCAAGACGAACTAG
- a CDS encoding uncharacterized protein (Ortholog(s) have role in maturation of SSU-rRNA from tricistronic rRNA transcript (SSU-rRNA, 5.8S rRNA, LSU-rRNA) and cytoplasm, nucleolus localization) yields the protein MSEDDEYIKALEIQRRNFEAQFGSIEDMGFEDKSKTQVELEDEDERSSQDSPDQSSGEDEEDSKFDEIDSDSNEEEMDFLGDDEEQDDIPKPKVFKLNDSSNTPLPVVSKQDRKLLKSGRAPTLLEISKKEKLAAKQQSKQQSAKSKAEDEENLANDLKLQRLLKESHILANTLEYSGADLTLQTIDFDDPTGKARRRALDSRIRELASTNSRTGGLPKKLEKMPMAMRKGMIKKRDERIKKYEQDARDAGIVLSKVRKGELRDLDAGRGSTSSSDRLGTGKKIDKRIRDRGLKINGIGRSTRNGLVISQGEIDRVNRGGKKGFRKRR from the coding sequence ATGagtgaagatgatgaatatATAAAGGCATTGGAGAtacaaagaagaaactttGAAGCCCAATTTGGGTCTATTGAGGATATGGGATTTGAAGACAAATCAAAGACTCAAGTAGAATTGGAAGATGAAGACGAACGTTCAAGCCAAGATTCACCAGACCAATCATCGGGagaagacgaagaagattcgaaatttgatgaaatcgATTCTGATTCTAATGAAGAGGAAATGGACTTTTTAGGCGATGATGAAGAGCAGGATGATATCCCCAAACCTAAAGTGTTTAAACTCAACGATAGTTCTAATACACCACTTCCAGTTGTTTCAAAACAAGATCGAAAGCTATTAAAATCAGGACGAGCTCCAACGTTGTTAGAAATATcgaaaaaagaaaaactcGCTGCCAAACAACAGTCCAAACAACAATCTGCGAAGTCTAAAGCGGAAGATGAGGAAAACCTTGCCAACGACCTCAAACTACAAAGATTGTTAAAGGAATCACATATCTTGGCCAATACATTAGAATATTCTGGTGCAGACTTGACTTTGCAAACGATTGATTTTGACGATCCAACGGGTAAAGCACGTAGAAGAGCGTTGGATTCGAGAATTCGTGAGTTGGCAAGTACAAATTCAAGAACTGGAGGATTACCcaagaaattagaaaaaatgCCTATGGCTATGCGAAAGGGGATGATTAAAAAACGTGACGAGAGAATAAAGAAATATGAACAAGACGCAAGAGATGCTGGAATAGTATTATCCAAAGTTAGAAAAGGGGAGTTGCGTGATTTGGATGCTGGAAGAGGTTCGACTTCATCTAGTGATAGATTGGGTACCGGTAAGAAAATTGATAAGAGAATTAGGGATAGAGGTTTGAAAATTAATGGTATTGGTAGATCTACTAGAAACGGGTTAGTTATATCTCAGGGGGAAATAGATAGAGTAAATCGTGGTGGTAAAAAGGGGTTCAGGAAAAGAAGATAA
- the BRN1 gene encoding condensin subunit (Putative condensin complex subunit; cell-cycle regulated periodic mRNA expression), protein MMPQVLPKRRSEKSDERRISTSSSTNSSNNHNHTPNRATPTSNRIMANRKVSNRIMSARHVSRSIAEDADTSNSFDDGIGFNENKHTIMSNFEEWIKMATDNKITVKNSWNFDLIDYFHDLNVIKDGESINFQRASATLDGCVKIYSNRVESAATETGKLLSGLSKKDDGHHGNQEAGNGDDDENGENGDDDRDGNDEDSRKKRKFNRIVESTLVEFDAIKVKKLEQELAIDPLFKKALAEFDEGGAKSLLLNTLNIDVSGRVVFDATSNPIQETEDANQIETDSQQVQELQTSDTKQSAISSLKSFLFKDNENFDDLTLCPSLVEFQSALADVNKAKSILNDFNSKITNAAQEPLAFKESEENNDFDLGDFNDFGGNDDFNDDINTHDNSSHNDPYNNIDNTIMKALFNDKTDSSIYSRTQSTAIMDQDLMAYFDDRMKSNWRGPDNWKVAAFKKANNIDQKQSDSSVKQESSAQTSTARRKPENIIIDFFNDDDDVDEDILFEPPKSLNSISKKGNFKSSDYILPDDIKYNSARLTNLFTKPQIAIMYYGNKRLQGIDGQLLTDQNYFAEQYRQHEEEERDRLANSFHQAECEDFDNDFGDNNDFGGVDFNDALEADVPEVATSETQSVMGKRRPEYVNFSRVAKRVDVKLLKDNLWVVMKNQLADQKEDSPDKEEEEEVAEKQTTIDFKSVVQNVLRTYRPEQAKDLSTSFCFICVLHLANEHGLAIQSNEAHNNLTIIGS, encoded by the coding sequence ATGATGCCACAGGTACTACCAAAAAGAAGATCAGAAAAATCCGatgaaagaagaataagTACCAGTAGTAGTACAAATAGTTCCAATAATCATAATCACACTCCTAATAGAGCAACACCCACCTCCAATAGGATTATGGCAAATAGAAAGGTACTGAACCGAATTATGTCAGCAAGACACGTCAGCAGGTCTATAGCAGAAGATGCAGACACTAGCAATTCATTTGACGATGGAATTGGCTTCAATGAGAATAAGCATACCATCATGTCTAATTTTGAAGAATGGATTAAAATGGCAACAGATAATAAAATCACGGTCAAGAATTCTTggaattttgatttgattgattattttcACGATTTGAATGTGATAAAAGATGGTGAGAGTATAAATTTCCAAAGGGCATCGGCTACTTTAGATGGGTGTGTAAAAATATATTCGAATAGAGTTGAATCAGCTGCCACCGAAACGGGTAAGTTGTTAAGTGGATTAAGTAAAAAAGATGATGGGCATCATGGTAACCAAGAAGCCGGcaatggtgatgatgatgaaaatggaGAGAACGGTGACGATGATAGAGATGGCAATGACGAAGATTctagaaagaaaaggaagTTTAATCGTATTGTTGAGTCGACACTAGTTGAGTTTGATGCTataaaagtgaaaaaacTAGAGCAAGAATTGGCTATTGATCCATTATTTAAAAAGGCACTAGCTGAGTTTGATGAAGGTGGCGCCAAAAGTCTATTGTTGAATACGTTAAACATAGATGTATCTGGAAGAGTGGTATTTGATGCAACATCAAACCCTATTCAAGAGACTGAAGATGCCAATCAAATAGAAACTGATTCCCAACAAGTACAGGAACTACAAACATCAGATACAAAACAGTCAGCCATATCATCATTAAAGCTGTTTTTGTTCAAGGATAATGAGAATTTTGACGACCTAACTCTTTGTCCTTCATTAGTCGAGTTCCAATCTGCATTAGCAGATGTCAATAAAGCTAAAAGTATCCTTAATGACTTTAACTCAAAGATTACTAATGCAGCACAAGAACCACTTGCTTTCAAAGAATCTGAAGAGAATAATGACTTTGATCTTGGGGACTTTAACGACTTTGGTGGTAATGACGACTTCAATGATGATATAAATACTCATGATAACAGTAGCCACAACGATCCTTATAATAACATTGATAATACAATCATGAAAGCCTTGTTTAATGATAAAACAGACAGCAGCATTTATTCGCGAACACAAAGCACAGCAATTATGGACCAGGACTTGATGGCATATTTTGATGACCgaatgaaatcaaattggcGTGGTCCTGATAATTGGAAAGTTGCTGCATTTAAAAAGGCTAATAATATTGACCAAAAGCAGTCTGATTCCTCAGTTAAACAAGAATCATCAGCTCAGACGTCGACAGCAAGAAGAAAACCTGAGAATATCATTAtagattttttcaatgatgacgatgatgttgatgaagatattctttttgaacCACCAAAGAGTTTAAACTCGATACTGAAGAAAGGTAATTTTAAACTGTCTGACTATATACTACCTGATGACATAAAATATAACTCAGCAAGACTAACCAATTTGTTTACAAAACCTCAAATTGCTATAATGTATTACGGAAATAAGAGATTACAAGGAATCGATGGACAGCTACTCACCGATCAAAACTATTTTGCAGAACAATATAGGCAAcacgaagaagaagaaagagatAGACTTGCTAACTCATTTCATCAAGCTGAATGTGAAGATTTCGACAATGATTTTGGTGATAACAATGATTTTGGGGGAGTAGATTTCAATGATGCATTAGAAGCCGATGTACCAGAAGTAGCCACTTCTGAAACTCAGAGTGTTATGGGTAAGAGACGTCCAGAGTATGTCAATTTCTCAAGAGTTGCTAAACGAGTTGAtgtgaaattgttgaaggATAATTTATGGGTTGTCATGAAGAATCAATTAGCAGACCAAAAGGAAGATTCTCCagataaagaagaagaagaagaagtagcCGAAAAACAGACTAccattgatttcaaaagtGTTGTTCAAAATGTTTTACGTACATACAGACCAGAGCAGGCAAAGGATTTATCAActagtttttgttttatttgtGTGCTACATCTTGCCAACGAACATGGATTGGCTATTCAAAGTAATGAAGCtcataataatttaactaTTATAGGCTCCTAA